A DNA window from Naumovozyma dairenensis CBS 421 chromosome 7, complete genome contains the following coding sequences:
- the MSB4 gene encoding Rab GTPase-activating protein MSB4 (similar to Saccharomyces cerevisiae MSB3 (YNL293W) and MSB4 (YOL112W); ancestral locus Anc_3.64), which produces MISDGHPYGAFVGTLLRSDDFCTSIFQRQIKSKGVDSLIYSKRQNGISSIDPGCSAQKELSDEILTRQFSAIPDIIELYTDNATHLEESDGEDYMDEAESELTSLITTKLPISYKPEDFDRYGFRKQTTKISKEEYEKWWAGYSLYCARQKVKWVQFLQNRNFDIPNDNPEKFPPRDEELKNYVRKGIPAEWRGNAWWYFANGQHILEENIGVYADLLSEVEKLRDHDQQQHHLLDDIEIIERDLNRTFPDNIHFQREQFQKQPPLIVSLRDVLTAFALYDRKIGYCQSMNFLAGLLLLFMDEERTFWMLVIITNIYLPDVYSLDLEGVSRDQGVLLLCIKEYLPELWIQIDRNSFREDTLHRPIGNKRERKEQFLRNSKVTEIPQITLCTSSWFMSCFTGILPIETTLRIWDCLFYESSHFLFKSTLAILKLGEYELLGXKNNMQGIIFFNQKNGRSKVSKNIRENDHPEEICMQITHLIQNLPGTLLDPNLFFERNLLAKKLTFNSLDQQEIDACREYIRSQRSKFKGMLEISAIKDAVAAGEEYPTIPFASTYANTRSATYEFNKERYNKKNAWKFNSYRNIKETVKKLKKTTSF; this is translated from the coding sequence ATGATTTCAGATGGCCATCCTTATGGAGCTTTCGTAGGAACTCTCTTGAGGAGTGATGATTTCTGTACTTCCATATTCCAGAGACAAATTAAAAGCAAAGGTGTTGATTCCCTTATCTATAGCAAAAGGCAAAATGGCATATCGTCGATTGATCCAGGATGCTCAGCTCAAAAAGAACTTTCAGATGAAATACTGACAAGACAATTTAGTGCTATACCAGATATTATCGAACTTTATACTGATAATGCAACTCACCTGGAAGAAAGTGACGGCGAAGATTATATGGACGAAGCAGAAAGTGAACTAACTTCTCTAATAACTACAAAGCTACCCATATCGTACAAACCTGAGGATTTTGATAGATATGGATTTAGAAAACAGACTACAAAGATTtctaaagaagaatatgaaaaatggtGGGCAGGCTATTCATTGTATTGTGCGCGGCAGAAAGTGAAATGGGTACAATTCCTACAGAACAGAAATTTCGACATACCGAATGATAATCCTGAAAAGTTCCCACCTAGAGATGAAGAGTTGAAAAACTATGTTAGAAAAGGAATTCCTGCAGAATGGAGAGGAAATGCTTGGTGGTACTTCGCTAACGGACAACATATCTTGGAGGAAAATATTGGTGTCTATGCCGACCTTCTTTCCGAGGTTGAGAAATTGAGAGATCATGACCAACAACAGCATCATTTATTGGATGATATTGAGATAATTGAACGTGATTTAAATCGAACTTTTCCTGATAACATACATTTTCAGCGGgaacaatttcaaaagcAGCCACCACTTATAGTATCATTACGGGACGTTTTAACTGCTTTTGCCCTTTATGATAGAAAGATCGGTTATTGccaatcaatgaattttctTGCTGGGTTACTCTTATTATTTATGGATGAAGAGCGAACCTTTTGGATGCTAGTCATAATCACTAACATATACCTACCTGATGTATATTCTTTGGATTTAGAAGGCGTTAGTAGAGACCAGGGCGTTTTGTTACTATGCATAAAGGAGTACTTACCTGAACTTTGGATCCAAATTGACAGAAATTCTTTCCGAGAAGATACGTTGCATAGACCGATAGGTAataaaagagaaagaaaagagcAATTTTTACGAAACTCAAAAGTTACTGAAATACCACAGATTACATTGTGCACATCAAGCTGGTTCATGAGTTGTTTTACCGGAATACTTCCAATTGAAACAACTTTAAGAATATGGGACTGTCTATTTTATGAGAGTTCTCATTTTCTCTTCAAAAGCACGTTGGCTATTTTAAAGTTAGGCGAATATGAATTGCTGGGGNNAAAGAACAATATGCAAggtataattttttttaaccAGAAAAATGGGCGATCTAAAGTTtctaaaaatattagaGAAAATGATCACCCAGAGGAGATCTGCATGCAAATAACGCATCTGATCCAGAACCTCCCAGGAACTCTTCTTGACcctaatttatttttcgaGAGGAACCTTTTGGCGAAGAAACTGACATTTAATAGTCTAGACCAGCAAGAAATTGATGCATGTCGCGAATATATCAGGTCACAGAGAAGTAAATTTAAGGGAATGTTGGAAATAAGCGCAATAAAAGATGCCGTTGCTGCGGGTGAGGAATACCCCACTATACCATTCGCTTCAACCTATGCAAACACACGTAGTGCAACCTACGAATTCAACAAGGAGCGAtataacaagaaaaatgCTTGGAAGTTCAATAGTTAtagaaatatcaaagaaacTGTCAAAAAGTTAAAGAAGACAACCAGCTTCTGA
- the MDY2 gene encoding Mdy2p (similar to Saccharomyces cerevisiae MDY2 (YOL111C); ancestral locus Anc_3.65): MSSAEQEFVSKFLTLTNLSESLLPGNYQKPLQEIVSLGVPLPALKYKYDPKRFNNALNKENHGALSTSPVTLTLKSIRPPKFLLSKEFNTNDTIHQVKQFIIGKTDIGNEGELKLLQKGKVLHDGMLLLDLGTNNAVINVLVSRQSPSSISIGTPVGKIPIERKSLDNEKPQEVSVPWEDIRTLLKAKFNSDVDADEVLARLKKGWDMAK; the protein is encoded by the coding sequence ATGTCTTCTGCAGAACAAGAATTTGTGTCTAAATTCCTCACACTTACCAACCTCTCGGAATCGTTGTTACCTGGTAACTACCAAAAGCCTTTGCAAGAAATTGTTTCGTTGGGTGTCCCATTACCAGCTTTGAAGTACAAATATGATCCAAAAAGATTTAATAATGCTCTGAATAAAGAGAACCACGGTGCTCTTTCCACCTCCCCCGTAACTCTAACTTTGAAAAGTATTAGACCTCCGAAATTTTTATTAAGCAAAGAATTCAACACGAATGATACAATTCATCAGGTCAAGCagtttattattggtaAAACTGATATTGGCAACGAAGGTGAATTAAAACTATTACAAAAAGGGAAAGTTTTGCATGATGGCATGCTCTTATTAGATTTAGGCACGAATAATGCGGTTATTAATGTTCTGGTTTCAAGACAATCACCATCATCTATATCTATTGGGACACCTGTCGGGAAAATTCCTATAGAAAGAAAATCTTTAGATAATGAAAAGCCTCAGGAGGTCTCTGTCCCCTGGGAGGATATCAGAACACTGTTAAAAGCGAAGTTTAATAGCGATGTAGATGCCGATGAAGTTCTTGCAAGATTGAAGAAAGGGTGGGATATGGCGAAATGA
- the SHR5 gene encoding Shr5p (similar to Saccharomyces cerevisiae SHR5 (YOL110W); ancestral locus Anc_3.66), with amino-acid sequence MGNHNAQKVQSNSISSANFSKYSSSNIEGKAHIEHVASELDQSEANGTSIPPGTVETPKGKEDDAPQFFNYHEFSETFYADYKDPGCLKEHDFLHAISITHFPNVYVPSCSEAFKRTRIVRIPRNFEASLGSPYFSTVLPGFEPAAFTSENDEEMFIPRGIYDDDQVFGCNSISPLSSYITQARYEEIVKDINDILAYSFQVYSWYNILDVVLGSLTLGIWSWLSKYICPNRKLFSLELYVEQVNQTPLFKSQGIQIISPRRSGYLSLDFQIPMPPLPDGKIA; translated from the coding sequence atGGGAAATCATAACGCACAGAAAGTccaatcaaattcaatcaGTAGCGCcaacttttcaaaatactCTTCAAGCAATATTGAAGGGAAGGCACACATCGAGCATGTTGCCAGTGAGCTAGACCAAAGTGAAGCCAACGGTACATCCATACCACCTGGTACTGTAGAAACCCCGAAAGGGAAGGAGGATGATGCTCCTCAATTCTTCAACTACCACGAATTTTCAGAAACATTTTACGCAGACTATAAGGACCCAGGCTGTTTAAAAGAGCATGATTTCTTGCATGCTATAAGTATTACACATTTTCCAAACGTATATGTCCCCAGCTGTTCTGAGGCATTTAAACGTACAAGAATAGTAAGAATTCCAAGAAATTTCGAAGCTTCGTTAGGTTCTCCATATTTTAGCACAGTACTGCCAGGATTTGAACCAGCTGCTTTCACCagtgaaaatgatgaagaaatgtTCATTCCAAGAGGCATCTACGATGATGACCAAGTTTTTGGATGCAATTCAATTAGCCCACTCTCGTCATATATAACGCAGGCACGGtatgaagaaattgttaaAGATATCAACGATATATTGGCATATAGTTTTCAGGTTTATAGTTGGTATAACATTCTAGATGTGGTTCTGGGATCGTTGACGTTGGGTATATGGTCGTGGCTTTCAAAGTATATATGTCCGAATAGGAAACTATTTAGTTTGGAACTTTACGTCGAACAAGTTAATCAAACACCGCTATTTAAAAGTCAAGGTATACAGATTATATCACCTCGAAGGAGTGGTTACCTCTCTCTAGATTTCCAGATTCCCATGCCTCCGTTACCGGATGGTAAGATAGCATAG
- the NDAI0G04080 gene encoding cyclin family protein (similar to Saccharomyces cerevisiae PCL1 (YNL289W); ancestral locus Anc_3.70): MPTVLATVCYVARLSSIIPRDAICLPSTLHRLFLSSLILSCKFHNEAAPSFRQWVDYSGDYFTLQDLVAMEKEMMNLLDYNLLIKSTEFFSVLNPLLEPISQDLKHIILQKQKVKNVLQITYKPHRRTYRISDKNIGPPGCFSQSALQSLLLILEIC; this comes from the coding sequence ATGCCAACAGTGTTGGCAACGGTCTGCTACGTAGCCCGGTTAAGTAGTATTATCCCTAGAGACGCAATATGTCTTCCTTCCACATTACACCGTTTGTTTTTATCTTCTCTTATTTTGAGCTGTAAATTCCATAATGAGGCAGCACCTTCTTTTAGACAATGGGTCGATTATAGTGGAGACTATTTTACGCTTCAAGACCTAGTGGCAATGGAGAAGGAAATGATGAACTTGCTAGATTATAATTTGTTGATTAAAAGTACAGAATTTTTTTCTGTATTGAATCCCTTATTGGAGCCAATTTCTCAAGATTTAAAACATATAATCctacaaaaacaaaaagtaAAGAACGTTCTCCAAATAACCTATAAACCTCACAGACGTACATATCGAATATCAGACAAGAATATAGGGCCGCCGGGATGTTTCTCCCAGAGTGCTCTGCAGAGTCTGTTATTGATATTAGAAATTTGCTAA